GGTGCGGCCGGCGGGGTGACCTCCGGCGCTGCGACGCCCGGCCCCGTCGCCGGGCGTACTACGGTCGGTCGGGTGATCCCCACCGACCTCTCGCTCCTGCACGTCCCCGGAACCCCCGCGCTCGGTCCGGACGGCTCGTACGCCGTCGTCTCCCGCACCGCGCCCGACCTCGACCTCGACGAGTACACCGGCCAGCTCTGGCGGGTGCCGACGGACGGCTCGGGCGAGCCGGTCCGGCTCACCCGCGGACACCGCGACACGGACCCCCGGGTGTCGCCGGACGGGCGGTGGGTCGCGTTCCTGCGCGCCGAGCCGAAGGGCCGTCCCCAGCTGCACGTCGTCGAGGCGGCCGGCGGCGAACCCGTGCGGCTCACCGACGCGCCGCTGGGCGTGCAGACGTCCCGGTGGTCGCCGGACGGGTCCGCGCTCGCGTTCGTCGCGCGGGTGCCCGAGGAGGGCCGGTACGTCGCCGGCGAGGACGCCGGTGCCGAGCGGCCGCGGCACATCACGACGTTCCCGTACCGCAACGACGGCGTGGGCTTCACCCGGGACAAGCGGCGGCAGCTCTTCGTCGTGCCGGTGCCGGCCGACCTGCCGGGGCGCAGCACGCCGGCGGCGGGCGACGACGCGGCCCGCCAGGTCACGTCCGGGGAGCTGGACGTCGAGCAGGCCGAGTGGCTCCCCGACGGGCGCCACGTGGTGGTGGTGGCGGCACGCCACGCCTCGCGCGACGAGGACCTGCGCGCCGACGCCGTGGTGGTCGACACCGCGGAGGGTGCGGACGCGGCGCCGCGCGCGCTGACCGACGCGGACGCCGGCAGCACGCTGGCGGTCTCGGCCGCGCTGCCGTCGCCCGACGGGACGACGCTGTGGCTGCTCGCGCAGGACATGGGGACGTCCGGGAGGGACTTCGTCGCCCGGCAGACGGGCCTGTACCGGCTCGGCCTGACCGCGGGCGCGGACGGTGACGCCGGCCCCCGGGCGGACGGGCAGCCGCAGCGGCTGACCGACGACGAGGCCGTCGACCTGGACCCCGGCACCTTCGCGGTCACGGCCGACGGCGTGCTGGCCGGGGTGCTCCACCGGGGGACGGTGCTGCTGCGCGAGCTGCGCGCCGACGGCTCCGCGCGCGACCTCGTGACCGGGGAGCTGGCGGTGCACGGCGTGGCGGCCGCACCGGTCGCGCCGGTCGCGGTGGTCGCGGCCGCGGGCCCGCTGACGTCCGGGGACCTGCACGCGGTCGACCTCGCGTCCGGTACCACCCGGGTGCTGACCGACTGGTCCGCGCCGCTGCGTGCGACCGGGCGCGTGCGCGCGCCGCGGGAGCTGACGACCACGGCGCCGGACGGCTACCCCGTCCACGGCTGGGTGGTCACGCCCGACCCGGAGCGGTTCGCCGGCCCGCACCCGACGATCCTCATGATCCACGGCGGCCCGTACGCGCAGTACACGGTCGGGCTGTTCGACGAGGTTCAGACGCTGGCGGAGGCCGGGTACGCCGTCGTGTACGGCAACCCGCGCGGATCGGCGGGCTACGGCTCCGCCCACGGCTCGGCGATCCGGCACGCGTTCGGCACCGTCGACACCGACGACGTCCTGGCGCTGCTCGACGCCGCGCTGACCGACCCCGCGCTGGACGGCGGGCGCGTGGGCGTCATGGGCGGCTCGTACGGCGGCTACCTGACCGCCTGGCTCACGACGCGGACGGACCGGTTCGCCGCGGCGATCGTCGAGCGCGGCTTCCTCGACCCGGTGAGCTTCGTCGGCTCCAGCGACATCGGCTGGTTCTTCGGGCTCGAGTACCTCGGCGACGGCGACACGGACGAGGAGCGCGCCGCGGTCGCCGCGCAGTCGCCGATGGCGCACGTCGCGCGGGTCACGACGCCCACGCTGGTCATCCACTCCGAGCAGGACTGGCGGTGCCCCGTCGAGCAGGGTCAGCGCTGGTTCGTGGAGCTCAAGCGGCGCGGGGTCCCTGCCGAGCTGCTGCTGTTCCCGGGGGAGGGCCACGAGCTCACGCGGTCGGGCCGGCCGCAGCACCGGCTGGTGCGCTTCGAGCACGTGCTCGCCTGGTGGGCCGCGCGCCTGCCCGTCACCACGGCCTGACGGCCCGTCGGGAGCCCGGCCGGAGCCCGGCCCGACCCCGCGAGGTCGTCACATCGGTCCGAGGTCGTCACGCCCACGTGACGACCTCGGCCGGGAGTGACGACCTCGCGCGGGGTGCGGCGGCGTCGTGCCGGGACGGGTGCGGCCGGGTGTCAGGCCGGGGCTGCGGCCGCGAGCAGGTCGTCGCGGACCACGCGGCGCAGCACCTTCCCGATCTGCGAGCGCGGCAGGTCGGTGAGGATGACGATCTCGCGCGGGACGGCGTACCGCGCGAGCCGCTCGGCGCACCACTCGCGCACGGCCTGCAGCTCCACCTGGGCGTGCCCGAGCTCCATGACCACGGCGGCGACGACCTTCTCGCCCAGGTCCCCGCCCGGAAGCCCCACGACGGCGACGTCGCGCACACCGGGCATCGTGCGGAGCTTGTCCTCCACCTGCGACGGGTACACCTTGAACCCGCCGGTGACGATCATCTCCTTGATCCGGTCGACGAGGACGACGAACCCGTCGTCGTCGAGCCGCACGACGTCGCCCGTGCGGAGCCAGCCGCCCGGCAGCAGCTGCCCGGCGGTCTCGTCCGGCCGGCCCCAGTAGCCCTGGAACACCTGCGGCCCGCGGATCAGCAGCTCGCCCTGCTCGCCCGGCACCACCTCGCGGGTCGGGTCCTCCTGGTCGACGACGCGGACGTCGGTGCTCGGGAACGGCAGCCCGAGGGCCCCGGGCCGGCGCGCGGGGGACAGGGGCGAGCCGAGCGCGACGGGGGAGGTCTCGGTCATCCCGTAGCCCTCGATGACGAGGCCGCCGGTGAGGCGCTCCCACCGGGCGGCGGTCTGCGGCGACAGCGACATCGCGCCCGAGATCGCGTACCGGAACGACGTGAGGTCCGCGGACCGTGCCTCGGCGGCCGCGGCGAGGCGGTCGAGCATCGGGGGGACGGCCGGCAGGAACGTGCCGGGCCGGCGGCGCTGGGCCGCGAGGACGGCCTCGGGGTCGAACTTCGGGAACACCACGAGCGTCGCGCCGACGCGGGTGGCGTAGGTGAGGCAGAGCGTGAGGCCGAAGGCGTGGAAGAACGGCAGGACGCCGTAGATCGTCTCGGTGCCCGGCTCCGCGCCCGTCCACGCCTGGCCCTGCACCGTGTTGGCGACCAGGTTGCGGTGGGTGAGCACCGCGCCCTTCGGGGTGCCCGTCGTGCCGCCGGTGTACTGCAGCAGCGCGACGTCGTCGGCCGTGGGCAGCGGGTGCGAGGACGGCAGCGGCGAGGCCGCCGCGACCAGGCGGTGCCACACGGGCGTGCCGGCCGGTGGGGTGGCCCGCAGCGCGTCGCGGGTCCGGCGGGCCGCCGGCAGGGGGAGCCGCAGCGCGAGGCGCTTGGCGGCGGGCAGGTCGGCGGACACGTCGACGGCGACGACGGTCCGCACGTCGGTGCCGGGCCGGGCCTCGAGCGCCGCGGCGACGGCCTTCTCCCAGACCAGCGCGACGGTGGCGCCGGAGTCGGCGAGCTGGTGGCCGAGCTCGGCGGCGGTGTACGTGGGGTTGTGCTCGACGACGACGGCGCCGAGGCGGAGCGTGGCGTAGAACGCGACGACGTGCGACGCGCAGTTCGGGAGCGCGATCGCGACGCGGTCGCCTGCGCGGACCCCGAGGTCGTGCAGGGCACCGGCGGCGCGGGCCACCTGGTCGGCGAGCTGGGCGTACGTGGTGGCCGCGCCGAGGAAGTCGAGTGCGACGCGCTCAGGCCAGGTGGCGGCGGAACGCTCCAGGGCTGCCGTCAGCGGCTCGTCGGGCACGGTCACCTCCGGGGGGACCCCGGGGGCGTAGGAGGCGTGCCACGGACGGGAGAAGTCGCTCACGAGCACACCGTAACCTACGCAGCCGTAAGTTACGCGGGCGTAGCCTCAGGCAACCGTGGATTCACAGGTTCGACGACCGCGAGCCCCACAGGTTGATGCCCGCGTCCACGGCGTGCCGGTCGATCTCCGCGACCTCCTCGGCCGTCAGCGCCGGCCCGCGGACCGCGGCGAGGTTCTCCTCGAGCTGCTCCGGCGTGCGCGCGCCGAGCGCCACCGACGTCACCCGGGGGTCCCGCAGCACCCACGCGATGGCGAGCTGCGCCAGCGACTGCCCACGCGCGTCGGCCACGGCCGCCAGCGCCCGGACGCGCGCCAGGTTCTCGTCGCTGAGGTACTCGGGCCGCAGCGGGCCGCCCCGGGCCGCCCGGGAGTCCTCGGGCACGCCGCCCAGGTACTTCCGCGTGAGCATCCCCTGCGCGAGCGGGGAGAAGGCGACGACCCCGAGGCCGGCGTCACCGGCGACGTCGAGCAGGCTGCGCCCGCCGGCGGCGTCGTCGGGCTGCTCGACCCAGCGGTTCAGCATCGAGTACGACGGCTGGTGCAGCGCCAGCGGCAGCCCGATGCCGTCCGCGACCGCCAGGGCCTCCCGCGTGCGGCGGGCGGAGTACGACGAGATGCCGGCGTAGCGCGCCCGCCCCGAGTCGACGGCGGTCTTGAGCGCCCCGATCGTCTCCTCCAGCGGCGTGGCCGGGTCGAACCGGTGGCTGTAGAACACGTCGACGTGGTCGACGCCGAGCCGGCGCAGCGACTGGTCCAGCGACGCGAGCAGGTACTTGCGGGACCCGAACTCCCCGTACGGCCCGGGCCACTGCCGGTAGCCGGCCTTCGTGGCCAGCAGCAGCTCGTCGCGGTACGGCGCGAGGTCCGTGGCGAGCAGCCGGCCCACCGACTCCTCGGCGGCACCGGGCGGGGGACCGTAGTTGTTCGCGAGGTCCAGGTGCACGACGCCGAGGTCGAACGCCCGCAGCACGAGCGCGCGCTGGTCGGCGAACGGCGTGCCGTCGCCGAAGTTCTGCCACAGCCCGAGCGTCACCGCGGGCAGGTCGAGCCCCGTGCGGCCGGCGCGGCGCAGGGGGAGGCGGTCGTGGCGCTCGGGGTCGGCGAGGTGCATGCCCCCGACCGTAGCGGCGCCCGCCTCAGTCGACGACGCGCAGGCGGATCGTCTCCGGCCGCGACCGCAGCGCCGCCACGACGTCGGGCTCCACGGCGACGGCGTCCGTCACCACGTAGCCGACCTCGCCGCGGGTCGCGAGCAGCTGGCCCTCGATGTTGGCCCCGTGCTCGGCGAGCGTCTGGTTGACGGCCGCCAGCACCCCGGGGACGTTGCGGTGCAGGTACGTGAGGCGGTGCACCCCGGGCCGGTGCTCGAGGGTGAGGTTCGGCAGGTTGACGCTCAGCATCGTGGTGCCGGTGTTCATGAAGTCGCGCAGCTTGTTCGACACGAACTGGCCGATCGCCTCCTGCGCCTCCTCCGTCGAGCCGCCCGTGTGCGGGGTGAGGATGACGTTCGGCAGGCCGCGCAGCTCGGACTCGAACGGGTCGCCCTTGCGCTTCGGCTCCACCGGGAACACGTCGACGGCGGCGCCCGCGACGTGGCCCGACAGCACCGCGTCGCGCAGCGCGCCGTAGTCGACGACGAACCCGCGGGACAGGTTGAGGAACACGGCCCCGGGGCGCATCCGCGCGAACTGCTTCGCGCCGAACAGCCCGGCGTTCCCGCTGCGGCCGTCGACGTGCAGCGTGACGATGTCGGCGACGTCCAGCAGCTCGTCGAGCGTCTCCGCGCGCCGCGCGTTGCCGAGCGCGAGCTTCTCCGCGGTGTCGTAGAACACGACCGACATGCCGAGGTTCTCCGCCAGCACGGACAGCTGCGTGCCGATGTTGCCGTAGCCCACGATGCCGAGCGTGCGGCCGCGGACCTCGTGCGCGCCGTCCGCCGACTTGTTCCAGACGCCGTCGTGCATCGACCGGTCGAGCACCGTGAGGCGCCGGGTCAGCGCGATGATGTCCGCCAGCGCGATCTCGACCACGGACCGCGTGTTGGAGAAGGGCGCGTTGAAGACCGCGACGCCGCGGGACGCCGCGGCGTGCAGGTCGATCTGGTTGGTGCCGATGCAGTACGCCCCGATGGAGACGAGGTCGGACGCCGCGTCGAGCACGGCCTCCGTCACCTGCGTCTTGGAGCGGATGCCGAGCAGGTGCACGCCCTGGAGGGCCTCCACCAGCTCGGACTCGTCGAGCGCGCCGGAGCGCGTCACGACCTCGTAGCCGGCGGACTCCAGGATGGTCCGGGCCTGGGGGTGCAGGTTCTCGAGCAGCAGGGCGCGTGGCACGGACCCTATGGTGCGCCTCGGCGTCGCACGCTCCAAGCCGGTCCCGGTCCTCGGACACGCACCCGGGTCCCCGGCCCCGCCCGCCGTGGGGCGGGCGGGGGTCTCAGGCCTCCCAGCCCGCGGGCAACGGGAGCGCGTGCACGACCCGCAGCGCCTGCGTCGGGCGCGTCATCGCGACGTACAGGTCCCCGGCCCCGCCCTTGAGCACGTCCGCCGGCTCGACGAGCACCACGACGTCGAACTCCAGGCCCTTGGCCTGCGTCGGCGTCATCAGGGTCAGCGGCGCGTCGAGGTCCGGCGAGCCCGCGCGGGTGGCGCCCGCCCCGGGGAGCGCGTCGGCGAGCGCCGGCAGCGCCTCGGGGGCCGCGATGACGGCGACCCGCCCGGCGCCGGACGCGTCGCGCACGTCGGCGAGGGCCTCGGCCGCGTGGCGCGCGACCGCCTCGGCGACGCCGCCGGCCTCCACCTGCTCGGTGCGCAGCGCGTCGTCGACGTCGCGGGCGGACGTCGCGGGCGTCAGCGGCAGCCCCGCGGCGCGCCCGACGCGCTCGGCCGCCACCGCCACGGATGCGGGCGTGCGGTAGTTGACGGTGAGCTCGGCCAGGCGCCAGCCGCCCGCGAGCAGGCGGTCGAACGTGGCCGCCCAGTCGCGGGTGCCCGCGGCCGTCGACGTCTGCGCCACGTCGCCGACCACCGTCAGGGACCGGGTGGGCACGCGGCGCAGCACCATCCGCCACGCCATCGGCGACAGCTCCTGGGCCTCGTCGACGACCACGTGGCCGTACGTCCACGTGCGGTCCGCCGCGGCGCGCTCCGCCGTGGTCAGCGCCGGACCGGTGGCCGCGAACCGGTCGGCGAGCAGCTCCGCCGAGACCAGGCCGCCGCCGGACTGCTCGAGCACCTGCCGGGCGTAGTCGAGCTCCTGCGCGCGCTGCGCGGCGTCGTGCTTGGCCTGCGCCCGCGCCGCCTGGTCGTCCTCGCCGAGCAGCTCGGCCGCCTCGTCGAGCAGCGGGACGTCCGCGGCCGTCCACGGGGCGTCCGGCTCGCGCAGCAGCGCCGCGCGCTCGTGCGCGGACAGCTCCGGGGCCGCCGCGTCGAGCCGCGCCGGGCGGCTCAGCAGGGCCGACACCAGCCCCTGGGGCGTCAGCGGCATCCACGCCAGGTTGAGCGCCACCCGGATCTCCCGGGTGGTGCGCAGCTCCTCGATGATCTCGCCGCGCTCGTCCGGGGCCACGGACCAGCCGAGCTGGCTCACGTACTGCTCGGCCAGCCGGCCCAGCATGTCCCGGACGAACGTGACCCTCGCCTGGTTGTGCGGGCGGTGGCCGCGGCGGGCGTGCGCGATCGCCGACCGCACGTCGGACGGCCGCACCACGACGGTCCGGCCGTCGATCGTCACGGACGTCGGCCGGTCGGGGACCCGCTGCCGCTGCCGGACGGCGCGCTCCACGATCCGGCGCCACACGAGGCGGCCCTTGATCTCGGCGACGGCGTCGTCCTCCTCGCCGGTCGCCACGACGCCGGGGAACAGCTCGGCGACCGTCGTGGACACCACGCCGGTCTCGCCGAGCGAGGGCAGCACCTGGTCGATGTAGCGCAGGAACGTGCGGCTCGGTCCCAGCAGCAGCACGCCCGAGCGCTCGAGCGTGCGGCGGTGCGCGTAGAGGAGGTAGGCGGCGCGGTGCAGCGCGACCGCGGTCTTGCCGGTGCCCGGACCGCCCTGCACGACCAGCGCGCCGGCGAGCTCGGCGCGGATGATCGCGTCCTGCTCGGCCTGGATCGTCGCGACGATGTCGCCCATCCGCCCGGTGCGGCGCGCGGCGAGCGCGGCGAGCAGGGCGCCCTCGCCCGACAGCGCCCCCAGGCGCTCGGCCGCGCCGTCGTCCGCGAGGACCGCGAGGTCGAGCACCTCGTCCTCGAGGCCGGTCACGCGGCGGCCGCGCGTCACCAGGTGGCGGCGCTGCACGACCCCGTCGGGCCGCGCGGACGTCGCCCGGTAGAACGACTGCGCCGCCGGCGCGCGCCAGTCGGTCAGCATCGACGCGTGCTCGTCGTCGTTGAGCCCGATGCGGCCGATGTAGCGCCGGCCGCCCTCGGCGAGGTCCAGCCGGCCGAACGCGAGCCGGTCCTCCACGGCCTCCAGGCGCGCGAGCCGGTCCTCGTACAGCGTCGCGAACGCGTCCCGCTCGGAGCGGTTCTGCGGCGAGCCCGACGGCCCGACGCGCCGCACCTCCGCGAGGCGCTGCCGCGTCTGGTCCCGCAGCTCGTCGAGCCGCGCGTAGAGCCGGTCGACGACGTCCTGCTCGGCGGCCAGCTGCGCCTCGATCCCGGTCACCGGTGCTCCCGTCCGTCGTCCCTCTGCGCCGTCCTCGGTCCCGCCCCGCACGGTCGTCGCGCGCACGCCGTGCACGCCCGCGCGACGGGTTCCCGGCGCGAGCGGCCGTCCATTATCCGCCATCGGGGAGGTCGCGTGTCACCGGCGACCGGGGGACGTGCGAGGACCGGCTACGACGGGCGGCGGCTGTCCCCCCGGACGGGGCCCGCGGCCGGACGGCGGCGTTCGCCCGTGGCGGACGCGGGGCGTGGGAGGCGTGCGCGGGAAGCAAGCGCCGCCGCACGCTGTTGACGTGCACGGAGGGCTGTCGACCCCGACGCCCGGCAGACGTCATCCAGGAGGACCCATGCTGGACCCGAGCGAGATCTACGCCGTCGACCCGGCGGTCGCCGCCGAGGTCGAGGCGCGGAGCGCCGGCGGCAGCGGGCCGGTGCTCGTGCACGCCGTCCGCGGCTTCGTCGACGCCGGCGGCGCCGGCCGGCTGGCCGCGGAGCACCTCACCGAGCAGCTCCCCACGGAGCGGCTGGTCACGTTCGACGTCGACCAGCTGCTCGACTACCGCTCCCGGCGCCCGACCGTGACGTTCGAGGGCGACCACTGGGGCGAGTACGACGAGCCGGAGCTCGCGGTCGACCTGGTGCGCGACAGCGGCGGCGTGCCGTTCCTGCTGCTGCACGGCGTCGAGCCGGACGTGCAGTGGGAGCGCTACGTGGCCGCCGTGCGGCAGATCGTCGAGCGCTTCGACGTGCCCCTGACCGTCGGCCTGCACGGCATCCCGATGGGCATCCCGCACACCCGGCCGATGTCGGTCACCGCGCACGCGAACCGCCCCGAGCTCGTCGCGGGCCACCCGTCGTGGTTCGGCACGGTCCAGGTGCCCGCCGACGCGAGCTCCCTGCTGGAGATCCGGCTGGGGCAGAGCGGGCACGACGCCATGGGCTTCGCGGTCCACGTGCCGCACTACCTCGCGCAGTCGCCGTACCCGCAGGCGTCGATCACGGCGCTCGAGCACGTGCAGCGC
This is a stretch of genomic DNA from Cellulomonas sp. ES6. It encodes these proteins:
- a CDS encoding S9 family peptidase produces the protein MIPTDLSLLHVPGTPALGPDGSYAVVSRTAPDLDLDEYTGQLWRVPTDGSGEPVRLTRGHRDTDPRVSPDGRWVAFLRAEPKGRPQLHVVEAAGGEPVRLTDAPLGVQTSRWSPDGSALAFVARVPEEGRYVAGEDAGAERPRHITTFPYRNDGVGFTRDKRRQLFVVPVPADLPGRSTPAAGDDAARQVTSGELDVEQAEWLPDGRHVVVVAARHASRDEDLRADAVVVDTAEGADAAPRALTDADAGSTLAVSAALPSPDGTTLWLLAQDMGTSGRDFVARQTGLYRLGLTAGADGDAGPRADGQPQRLTDDEAVDLDPGTFAVTADGVLAGVLHRGTVLLRELRADGSARDLVTGELAVHGVAAAPVAPVAVVAAAGPLTSGDLHAVDLASGTTRVLTDWSAPLRATGRVRAPRELTTTAPDGYPVHGWVVTPDPERFAGPHPTILMIHGGPYAQYTVGLFDEVQTLAEAGYAVVYGNPRGSAGYGSAHGSAIRHAFGTVDTDDVLALLDAALTDPALDGGRVGVMGGSYGGYLTAWLTTRTDRFAAAIVERGFLDPVSFVGSSDIGWFFGLEYLGDGDTDEERAAVAAQSPMAHVARVTTPTLVIHSEQDWRCPVEQGQRWFVELKRRGVPAELLLFPGEGHELTRSGRPQHRLVRFEHVLAWWAARLPVTTA
- a CDS encoding AMP-binding protein yields the protein MSDFSRPWHASYAPGVPPEVTVPDEPLTAALERSAATWPERVALDFLGAATTYAQLADQVARAAGALHDLGVRAGDRVAIALPNCASHVVAFYATLRLGAVVVEHNPTYTAAELGHQLADSGATVALVWEKAVAAALEARPGTDVRTVVAVDVSADLPAAKRLALRLPLPAARRTRDALRATPPAGTPVWHRLVAAASPLPSSHPLPTADDVALLQYTGGTTGTPKGAVLTHRNLVANTVQGQAWTGAEPGTETIYGVLPFFHAFGLTLCLTYATRVGATLVVFPKFDPEAVLAAQRRRPGTFLPAVPPMLDRLAAAAEARSADLTSFRYAISGAMSLSPQTAARWERLTGGLVIEGYGMTETSPVALGSPLSPARRPGALGLPFPSTDVRVVDQEDPTREVVPGEQGELLIRGPQVFQGYWGRPDETAGQLLPGGWLRTGDVVRLDDDGFVVLVDRIKEMIVTGGFKVYPSQVEDKLRTMPGVRDVAVVGLPGGDLGEKVVAAVVMELGHAQVELQAVREWCAERLARYAVPREIVILTDLPRSQIGKVLRRVVRDDLLAAAAPA
- a CDS encoding aldo/keto reductase gives rise to the protein MHLADPERHDRLPLRRAGRTGLDLPAVTLGLWQNFGDGTPFADQRALVLRAFDLGVVHLDLANNYGPPPGAAEESVGRLLATDLAPYRDELLLATKAGYRQWPGPYGEFGSRKYLLASLDQSLRRLGVDHVDVFYSHRFDPATPLEETIGALKTAVDSGRARYAGISSYSARRTREALAVADGIGLPLALHQPSYSMLNRWVEQPDDAAGGRSLLDVAGDAGLGVVAFSPLAQGMLTRKYLGGVPEDSRAARGGPLRPEYLSDENLARVRALAAVADARGQSLAQLAIAWVLRDPRVTSVALGARTPEQLEENLAAVRGPALTAEEVAEIDRHAVDAGINLWGSRSSNL
- the serA gene encoding phosphoglycerate dehydrogenase, which encodes MPRALLLENLHPQARTILESAGYEVVTRSGALDESELVEALQGVHLLGIRSKTQVTEAVLDAASDLVSIGAYCIGTNQIDLHAAASRGVAVFNAPFSNTRSVVEIALADIIALTRRLTVLDRSMHDGVWNKSADGAHEVRGRTLGIVGYGNIGTQLSVLAENLGMSVVFYDTAEKLALGNARRAETLDELLDVADIVTLHVDGRSGNAGLFGAKQFARMRPGAVFLNLSRGFVVDYGALRDAVLSGHVAGAAVDVFPVEPKRKGDPFESELRGLPNVILTPHTGGSTEEAQEAIGQFVSNKLRDFMNTGTTMLSVNLPNLTLEHRPGVHRLTYLHRNVPGVLAAVNQTLAEHGANIEGQLLATRGEVGYVVTDAVAVEPDVVAALRSRPETIRLRVVD
- a CDS encoding AAA family ATPase, which encodes MTGIEAQLAAEQDVVDRLYARLDELRDQTRQRLAEVRRVGPSGSPQNRSERDAFATLYEDRLARLEAVEDRLAFGRLDLAEGGRRYIGRIGLNDDEHASMLTDWRAPAAQSFYRATSARPDGVVQRRHLVTRGRRVTGLEDEVLDLAVLADDGAAERLGALSGEGALLAALAARRTGRMGDIVATIQAEQDAIIRAELAGALVVQGGPGTGKTAVALHRAAYLLYAHRRTLERSGVLLLGPSRTFLRYIDQVLPSLGETGVVSTTVAELFPGVVATGEEDDAVAEIKGRLVWRRIVERAVRQRQRVPDRPTSVTIDGRTVVVRPSDVRSAIAHARRGHRPHNQARVTFVRDMLGRLAEQYVSQLGWSVAPDERGEIIEELRTTREIRVALNLAWMPLTPQGLVSALLSRPARLDAAAPELSAHERAALLREPDAPWTAADVPLLDEAAELLGEDDQAARAQAKHDAAQRAQELDYARQVLEQSGGGLVSAELLADRFAATGPALTTAERAAADRTWTYGHVVVDEAQELSPMAWRMVLRRVPTRSLTVVGDVAQTSTAAGTRDWAATFDRLLAGGWRLAELTVNYRTPASVAVAAERVGRAAGLPLTPATSARDVDDALRTEQVEAGGVAEAVARHAAEALADVRDASGAGRVAVIAAPEALPALADALPGAGATRAGSPDLDAPLTLMTPTQAKGLEFDVVVLVEPADVLKGGAGDLYVAMTRPTQALRVVHALPLPAGWEA
- a CDS encoding PAC2 family protein, translated to MLDPSEIYAVDPAVAAEVEARSAGGSGPVLVHAVRGFVDAGGAGRLAAEHLTEQLPTERLVTFDVDQLLDYRSRRPTVTFEGDHWGEYDEPELAVDLVRDSGGVPFLLLHGVEPDVQWERYVAAVRQIVERFDVPLTVGLHGIPMGIPHTRPMSVTAHANRPELVAGHPSWFGTVQVPADASSLLEIRLGQSGHDAMGFAVHVPHYLAQSPYPQASITALEHVQRAAGLEIDLGALVESAEETRLEVERQVAESEEVAAVVHALEQQYDAFTRNIGRPSLLAESAELPTADELGEEFERFLAEQRGDGTGL